From Daucus carota subsp. sativus chromosome 6, DH1 v3.0, whole genome shotgun sequence, the proteins below share one genomic window:
- the LOC108192958 gene encoding transcription initiation factor TFIID subunit 8 translates to MRDEGVVEIKREKSNLSRRAGGDEFGRAVSRIAVAQICESVGFESFNESALDALADIAVRYLRDLGRSASFNTNLAGRTETNVFDIIRGLEDLSASTGFLGASGDSVCLAESGTVRGIIEYVETAEEVPFVQPVPNFPIVKKPSRIPSFVQMGETPAFKHVPAWLPAFPDPHTYIHTPMWNERKTDPRADKIELARQRRKAESSLLNLQQRIMCNGSAVASTSTKLDNGFVAGESKNPYLAAPFKAGEKDVSTIVMPSKLSEEGRENKHVSLLETFAPAIEAIKEGISEFGDGAGTSIPDKRLAVRLNFKTARKAFLCESPDLSLLKKGGQASFWFGRDEDRDDKKRRAELIIRQSMENPMDLTQL, encoded by the coding sequence ATGAGAGATGAAGGTGTAGTGGAGATTAAGAGAGAGAAAAGCAATCTGAGTAGAAGGGCAGGAGGGGACGAATTCGGACGTGCAGTATCAAGAATTGCGGTTGCTCAGATATGTGAAAGTGTGGGGTTTGAGAGTTTTAATGAGTCTGCATTGGATGCTCTTGCTGATATTGCGGTTAGGTACCTTCGTGATTTAGGAAGGTCGGCTAGTTTTAATACTAATTTAGCTGGGAGGACGGAGACTAATGTGTTTGATATAATTCGAGGGTTGGAGGATTTGAGTGCTTCAACTGGATTTTTAGGTGCGTCGGGAGATAGTGTTTGTTTAGCGGAGTCGGGAACTGTGAGAGGGATTATAGAGTATGTTGAAACAGCAGAAGAAGTTCCGTTTGTTCAGCCAGTTCCCAATTTTCCCATAGTAAAGAAACCAAGTAGaattcccagttttgtgcaaaTGGGTGAGACACCAGCTTTTAAACATGTTCCTGCGTGGCTGCCGGCGTTTCCTGATCCCCATACATATATCCATACACCAATGTGGAATGAAAGAAAGACAGATCCCCGTGCTGATAAAATTGAGCTTGCTAGGCAACGAAGAAAGGCAGAAAGTTCTTTGTTGAACTTGCAACAAAGAATAATGTGTAATGGCTCAGCTGTAGCTTCTACCTCGACCAAGTTAGACAATGGCTTCGTGGCAGGTGAAAGCAAAAACCCCTACCTTGCTGCTCCTTTTAAAGCAGGAGAAAAAGATGTTTCAACAATAGTTATGCCATCGAAACTGTCGGAAGAAGGGCGTGAAAATAAGCATGTTTCTCTGTTAGAGACATTTGCTCCTGCAATTGAAGCAATAAAGGAAGGTATTAGTGAATTTGGAGATGGTGCTGGAACTAGTATCCCGGATAAGAGGCTAGCTGTTCGTTTGAACTTTAAAACTGCTAGAAAAGCATTTTTATGTGAATCTCCGGACTTGAGCCTTCTGAAAAAAGGTGGACAGGCATCATTTTGGTTTGGAAGAGATGAAGATAGGGATGACAAAAAGAGGAGAGCTGAGTTGATCATTAGACAGTCTATGGAAAACCCAATGGACCTCACTCAGTTGTAA
- the LOC108192960 gene encoding uncharacterized protein LOC108192960 codes for MEKYFGNAYRGDPGVPHADPERFMNIWIGSAAFNVCTFFNPYMWQLSNQFNWHDKAMQFEHYHWKKALEKKQPYQFKWNQHSKEFRDSYYYNWPVYFP; via the exons atgGAGAAGTATTTTGGTAATGCTTACAGAGGTGACCCGGGAGTTCCACATGCCGACCCGGAAAGGTTCATGAATATATGGATTGGTTCAGCTGCTTTCAATGTCTGCACCTTTTTTAATCCTTATATGTGGCAGCTCTCTAATCAATTCAA TTGGCATGACAAAGCAATGCAATTTGAACATTATCACTGGAAGAAAGCATTGGAGAAGAAGCAGCCATATCAATTTAAG TGGAACCAGCATAGCAAAGAATTCCGGGACTCGTACTACTACAACTGGCCTGTATATTTTCCTTAG